ttaaacttcctaatgtactcacccaatggcggaagcaataatatcatggacttataccggagaagatgataaattaaccttaaaaggtaaaatagtccgctgttgacatactattcctgcgtgaactcgcagttctccagtgatctctgcctgctgatcagggctgtgcgcCACGGCGCAGTGCTCTAGACATGTTTCTACTGGGCTCTGATTGGTTCAAATATTGGGTTACAAATAGACTAGCATACAGACTGGATGGagacacagaaaacagagatTACATTGATATCGATTTCATTCCTTCTCTTTTGCACTTGTACCATCAATTCATGTAGGCGACataaatttggctttttttataAGCTAAATATTTATTAATTGAGCTTTAAAAGTTCCATTAAACTGGGTCAAAATGCCTCATTGTGTTTATTAGACATTAAGAGCTATTAATGAGTGTAAATCTACAGGATATTATCAGTTATGTGAAGTGGTCTACAGTAGTATGAAAagcaaaaatagcagaaattttGACATAACTTGCCAATCTTATTGAAATCACCACAAAtcagtttttctcaaaaatttaaaggttttctgcAATATCAGTACCTTAAACAAGTGacagtttcatgttttatcttgttataaattaagatattttcctttattaagGTTAGAGTACACTGGAGCTTTACTCTGTGGTAAACAATGGTAAGCAGCTCCTCTGTGCAGCTGCAGTGTAGTAGAATTCTCAGTGACAGGGTTTATTTTCAGAGGGAATAATTGGCTCATTAGAGGGTGTGAATGTTCTGAGTGTCAGCTGCAGACACGTATCCTTGTCGTCTTTTTAACACCGACGCTACATGGTGCAGGAGACACATTCCAGCTGAATGTCAGGTCAGTGGGGATCCATGTGAAAGGTTGTGGGTTGGACTCTTACCAGACTTTGGTTCAGATAAAGCCAAGCGGGGCCATATTTAGCCCAAACATTTGTTGTGAAACCTAGCCGGTTTGTTTCCGCTCTCAGGTCAGCTCCAATCATCAGATACTCCACCTGTGGCTGCTGCTCAACGTCCTCCCATTACATAATCCTCTAACAGGTCAGCGCAACATTTAGCAGCGCtgcttttgtgttgtttgtttccTGGAAAGGAGGAAGAATTTCTACAATGTCACACCTGAGACAGAGAGGTGAAGGAACACATGCAGAAGGGGTTTGAcattttgtttccttgtttccaTCATTTCTGCTGCAGCTCGGTGCAGAACAGCGAGAGAGGGAAGAAGATCGGGAACGCCATGATGACCACCAGCCGCAGCGTGGTGCAGACGGGGAAAGTAGTGGGTAAGACAACTCAGAAAACCTACAAGTTTGGTCTCCCTTAGTTATCTGATAATTTTTCAATTcagttgagttttttttttttacttttggatTTATTCAGAgtggacaggacagtggatagtgtaGGAAATAAGCCAGAGAAAGTGGGgatgacatgtgggaaaggagccacaggtggGATTCAAACCTGCTTTTCCCACTTCTGTACATGGGGCATGACATAAGTTATTTGCACCCCAATTCAGATAAAAGCCAGGTCTGTTATCCTGTATACAATAGCAGTACATAGACCACGACAGATGCGTTTCGGTCCTTAATCTACATCAGTGTTGTAGACAAAGAGTAAAGGTGAAGTATGCTGCTGCTGCCCAGGATTACTGGCcctaaaattacattttttaaatgctgattgctcatttttcttgcctttttgtTGTGCACCAAAGAAGTTCATGTTGTTTAGATTGTGctccttttttcatattttaattcagCCAGACACAGTGGCGTGTCTTTGAAGTCAAAATACTGACAAAATTTGTATAGCATTAGTCCAGGCAGGCCACTGAGTCAGGTGCTGCCAtttaattgagatcagctgatctcacgcaagccctcatcagctgacggccagctgattcgctctaagcatgctattggttaatcacactcatgctgccttatttaaactgctctagcctggttaatctttgctgctccctctgcaagccactttttgcaaccctcctccaccccagcacctcctttctgacttaatcagtgtcttTCTATTGTCATTGATGCATGCTCTgggatttttgctgcttctctctctgcctcaggcTTCCTAGATATAGGAAAGGCTAGAATACCTGCTGTtagccacaccaccaaatataaataatgggAATAAGTGCAAACTCATGTCAAAGTCCAACACAGATCCTGTGAAGTATGCTCAGAACACCTGTGCCAGTTTGGGGCTGATTGAGGTGTATACATATAGGAGTAAGTTGATCCATGGCCGAATTGTCTAGGTCTATTAGTCTGGCTTATGGACAACTTcaggactgaaatgtttttgtgtattttgaaagtCCAGTTTTAGACGAACACAATAAATATTTTCTGTCTGCATGTAAACTTCCTGTGCCCACCTCTGCTCTCAGGTCAATCTGTAGGCGGAGCATTGACCAGCGCCAAGTCAGCCATGTCCTCCTGGTTCTCCACACTGGCTCAGCCGACAGCTGTGACCCCCCCAGCCTGTCCAGAGCCAGAGCCCGCCGTGGAGGCCAAACCCTGAAACCACAAACCCCACCGGTCCTCCCCTCAGTGACTTTGTCCTCGTCCTCTGATCCTCCAGCTGCCGTGAGGCCTGAGGCTCAGTGGAGCGAGGGAGCTGCTCCGGTCATCTTCAGTATCAAGGAGtctgaaaaaacaaacctgAGAAACACTCAGGACAGGAAAGCATCACTGCCGTGGTGCTAGCTGTACAGTCCACATCCACTGTGAGGCAGAAACTGCCATCAGTAACGATCAAAACATGGAGATTTCTGCAGGCTGCATTGTTCGTCACTGCTGCAGTGTTTACCGCTGGACGCTTTCCTGTGAGACACTACCAGATGCTGTTGTTGGGTTTGCGGTGTTCACTCTTTGCTGCATATTTCTAGAGTTTGTGGATAAAACGGActattataatttaaaaaaaatatgaatctatTTCACAGGATTTGACTAAGAAGCATGAGCTGTGATACCTCTGAAAATTTTAATGGTTTGAATTCAATCTGGCTCATGTTCAGTGATACCTCTGTACTAACGCTGTGGTCATCATGGTAACTGCAGAAATTCCTGTGAGAGATAGATTagtagaaaaaaacatgctcacTGACTGAAATAAGGCTGCATCCAAGTCACTTTGTTATATTGAGTTCATTTTTAGTAatatttgaatttctttgtttAGTTAAATGTCTAGACACAAAAGAAGCACATGGCAAATAAGGTTATGGATTCAATTCTGAAACAGGATATGAATAACATTTCTGCTAGCTTAGTAATTCTAAGAGTACAAACCGATAGTTTCAAATTTCTTCCAACTTCCAATTGGTCTGttcaaaatgagacaaaaaagaaactcttcttttttttctgaaataaaagcTAAGGCATGGAAGCTAGCAAGAAGCTAATTAATAAGAagctttaaatttgttttacattttcaaaaattagAGATTTATCAGCAGTTTGAAACTCTGCCACTGATGAGACATTAAACAACAAATGCTAATTCATAAGGAAAACGCTTGGTATTGCTCATCTTACCTTTAGCTAGCAGAACACAGTTTAGCTAACTAGTGCTAGTTAGCAGTAGTGAAGGGAATTTTTATTACAAGAAATCAATACATTCAGTAAAAAATTGTCAATAATTCAAAAATTAACCGTAGCAAAAGTTACAGAGCTGTACGGTTGGTAAACTCCGATATAGCATTAGCCTGTGTCTTTGCTTATGGGAGCTTCAAGCTAGCCTCCTGTTGCTACAGTTAAAAAGCTGATAGTATTAAAGTATGCAATACAGTGTATGTGTGATTTGACAATCACTGAATTTGCATTCACAAATTTCACGTATTTATCTCCATTTTGGTCAGTTAGCTAGAAAGATGCGTAATAACTGGATTAAGCTCTCTATATTTTCAGTAAAGCTAGCTATCCATGCCAGTGAGCCATGAGGATGAAAGTTAAGTTTTTAGTGTATTTATGATTGACAATAACCAGAAAAGCTAATGTAGGTTAGGCACAAATTTGCGATTCTATGAGGTATCTACCTAGCAAAAGATAAAACAGCAACCAAACATGTTTGGCTGTATGTTTTTACAGTTAAGCTGGCTATCAACACCAGCAAACCATAAGGATAAAAGTTTGGTAATTGAACTATCCAGGGGTGTTATAGCTTTCTTAGTTAGCTACAGCTGAACAAGAGTGATCTGGCTGGAGACCACAGATCTCTGACGGCCCCCCTCATTAATGTGAGAAACCTTCTCTGTCAGAACTGAAGTGCTGTAACTTGCAGATACAAcccatttccatttttaagattttttttcttttaaaattcatgattggttcataaacaaagtcttaCAGTTACAATCATAAAACAACCAAATTgcaaacagcaacattttataaataaaacaaggaaaagggtTAGAGGTCTAATCAAGGGGTAAATTATGTATGGATCTGTTTTATTTGTAGATATGCAAACAGTGgttcactttagctttgttagtttcagctaaagctagcatagctacactagctacatagttgATTTtattacataagccaatgtagccaaTTAGCCTTGTGCAACATGAGCtgtagaaaatgtagctaaatccAATGAagatagctaacatagctaacatcAGCCTCATAGCCAGAGCTTCATAAGCTTTAGCTTTGGCTGCACTAGCTACATAGCAAAGTTAGCTGTGTAGCTTATGCAGGTAATGGAGCTTCATTTGctacattagaatgttttcatgatggATAAACTTTTTCCCTGTAAgcactgtttactcagctttatttaacGGATGATTATCAGGTTTTGCTGGtcaagtttttaacttttggtagcctaaaccttaccttaccttagcccaaatgaaatgttaaactgattttattttgaatgttttagcATATATTTGTTACTAACAGATGCATGTTCTTACAGTGTCAGTCTGCGAGAGGAGGCATCTTAGGGCTACGGTCTAAAGCCAGGCTGTCTTGAGCTAATCTCCTTTAAATGTTGGTCACAGTGTGCTGGTGAGAGTGAAGAGGTTTATAGTACATTTGTACTCATAATGCATAATAACTGAGGTAGCTAGCTGAAAAACATAAACCAAGCATATTTGACTGTATGTTTTTACAGTTAAagcccctgtaaagtgataaaaaaaaaaaaaattatgacaggccactgtgttgtgaacccccaggtcaaatctcagtcattttttatgattgatAGTTTGTTGATTTTGACAACAGATAAAGAAAAGTAAAACCTTGAGACCAGTGACAtacctgaaaacaaaaaaataaataaaatgaaaaaaagcattACACGCATTACAATAGGTCaagtttcagtcatgaaaagcaTCCCTAAGTTTATAGAATtacacttcaaaatcatgaaaattgaAGTAGTAATATCTGCTCTAGAATGGTATGGGCgagtctgttgaatgagctaaaGCCACACCCATTCAAGAGAATCGATTGTCTCATGTTctaaaaaatgcttctgatcaaaatgcagctgcctggccttttttttttagttaggTTTACTAATCACTCTGTTGGAATTAGCATAAAGTCTGTCAACTTCCAAGTAGTGTTAGGTTGTGCTAGTGCTAGCTTGCTTGCTAACATGCCTTAACTACCATTACAATATCATAAATGCTCAACAAGAACATGTTGAGGATTAACAATAGCTGCATAATCTGTAATATAGCTTGAGTTAAGTAAAAAATCTACAAAGGAAGGTTGTCAGTGTGCAGGCTAGTGCTTTTAGCAAGGCTAGTTAACCACACTGATGAAATGTAAAGACGTTTTTCTTAATTTATATGTACAGAAATGGAAAATCCAAATATCAGGGCTGAGACCAAAAGTAGAATAATAGTAGATGCCAGTtgattaaattttaattttttcgaTCAACTGATTTTTGCAAAGAATACCACAttgcatttttgtgcttttctttaCAAAAGCATTAAATAGTAACTAGTTTTAATATTTCTCTTACCTCGTTATAAATTGGCAAATAAGAATTTTGAGTGATGCATTAATCCCTATTTTCACTCATCTGATAACATTTCATCATgtccaaaaaaagtttgaaatttttTGAAGATTTCTTCCAGATAGTTCATCCAAAgttattttattcaaatgttCTTGAATTGATCTTTGTTGTATTCATCTCTctgtttcagaataaaaacacattaatggCATTTGAATGCAGTTACTATCTTAACCACAGCGTTAGTACCTGAATCCTCGTGTACCTGATGCCTGATTTTGTGCGTTGACTAACGTGATGAACCCCTCTTTATCTATGAAGGAAACCTGCACCCTGCTCTGTGTTATAATCCCTCACCCAGGCCTTTTTGTACTTTGCTGTCAGAACATATATTGGGAGAATTATATTTAGTGAATCTGAAGCTAGTTTAAAgtcttatttatttgttgtgtaAAAACTCATAGATGTCCATGTTTTGTCATTAAAACACTGGAAGCAGTCCTGATCCGTGGACCACGGTGTGTATTTGCACAAAGCAGCCGCTCTATCCTATTTATGTGGATGTTTATCTTGTATTTGTGTGGTTTTTGAGGATGTTTTTCCCTCCATGATACAAAATTTCAACACAGGTTGATTCAAAGTGGTCCAGTGAGCATGCTCTGTCCGGTTCTAAAGCTGTAATGAGTGTCATctttattttgtcatgttttaccttttttctgccATCGAGTCATTCTGGATTCTTCTGTTGATTTCTGGATTCAGCTGTTAAAAGCTGTTAATGCTTTTTTTATcctctgatgtattttttttttgtatttaaagatATGAATGTACAGTGAATGAAATATTCACAGCATATTTTCTTGACAGATGCTTTTAATGTATTTGAGAAGAAAGTGATACTATATTATATTGCTGtattaaaaagtcattaaaaatacaCTGTGGTATTTATTTTCTCAGTCATTATGAAGCAGGAATCTCTTCTTTTATTCCCTCTGGGTTTATGTCTGGTCCAAATGTAGGTCAGCCAAACAAAGTTGTTGATGAGCTCGTTGTTGTGGTCTGAGCACGTGGCCAGACAAAAACGCACCCGTGTGCTGTTCCACAACAATTCAGCTACATCACCGCGGCACATGAACCCAGAGACCTCATCCATCAGGAATTCACACCCACCTATCctggacagagagagacagagcacAGACAGTTTTCATCACCagttcaaacacattttaacttctttgGATTAATCATTCAGCAGATGCTGCAGGattattgatttgattttatgGCTAGCCAAATCTCCAAAGTTCTAAACTAATGGTGATGTGAGTCAGAAGTTTTAGTCAGGAAATACCTGACATACGAAgggaaatatttaaagacaagttttGTTCTAATCTTGATGATGACAGCTTGCAGCAAAAtacactatctcaaaatattacaatattgtggaaaagtccaatttgcaaaggtttcctgagccttcattctctcccTCTGGTTCAATAcgcacaaccacaatcatgggaaGACTGTTGACTTTACAGTGGACAATCACTGTCATCCTctacaaggagggtaagccacagaagatCACTGCTGAAAGTtgaggctgttctcagaggctctATCAAAGTAGATTTATGGAAAGTTGACCAACAGGGATGAgttcagccttcagaggattgtcaaaacaaagcagattcaagaacttaaaGGGGCGTCACATGGAGTGGACTGAGACTGgggtcagtggatcaagagccaccacacagacaggtccaggaaatgaaCTACAAGTGTGGTggagaaaaaacacacaggacCATTTTGCTCTCAGTGggccaaagtcctgttttcagatgaaagtaaattttgaatttcatttgtaaatcaaggtcccagagtggGAAGTTCAGAGAAGCCCAGAATCCAAGGtgtttgaagtccagtgttttcagtttccatggtcagtgatggtttggggtccATGTCTTCTGCTGcagttggtccactggtctttatcaagtccagaatCAATGCTGTCAGCCACCTActaggagattttagagaccttcacgCTTCCTTTTCACCTACtcacagtgaagccagaactaccaaAACCTTGTTTAcagaccatggtattactgtatTTGATTGTAATGTTGAATCTAGAAAATTTataagtttcacttcttgaattaaatcacagcaaaaaatgaACTTCATATTTCAAGAAATATCAGCAGGCCTTTTTAACAGAACATGCTGTATgggatatattattatattttatggAAAATGACATATAGAAATTGAgataaaagctgttttaaaacacTTACTGCCTATATAATATccattattttaaagaaaaaatacagcATAATTATGCCTCATTTGAAgtgatgtttttaaactcaatatgtagaaaatatattttagggAAAAGATGCATGCAATTTTAGACTAGAATGAGGCACCTTGTAGAACATTTACTGCAAGTATAAGGGGCCAGTATTTGTAGAAAAATGACATACTGTATTATTTTCAAGAAATATCAGCATTAATCTAATTTACAATATGTAAACCATAATAAGTTatgcatggatttttttttattggaaagtagcatatatatatttaataaagGTAAACTCAGTATTTTGTAGAAGAATGATAAAGCTATGCCTTCTTTGAAGAAACAATTTTTTCACTCAACATATAGTTCAGTATATATTACATTATATGGAGAACAATTCATGGAAAGTCAAATTAAACTTGAGTATGTTTTATGACAATTACTTCAGATATAATGCCCAATATCCTGGGGAAAAATGACAACTTTACATACTTCAAGAAATATCAGCATGTTTCTTTACAGAACATGTAGTATGGAATTTATTCAACACAGGTTATATTTTATGGAAAACTATGCATGGGATTTAAGATAAAAGCTAAATATTTTATACCTCACTGCCAAtaaaatgcttttcatttttaagaaaaatgacaGCATAATTCTGTCTGATCTGAAAAGAAATTTTTAAACTCAATATGGAgttaatatatttttagtaaaaacactatatgaaaaaaatacatgcaacTTCAGATTAGAACTAGGCATCTTTTAGAACATTTACTGCAAGTATAACGGCCAGTACTGTTTCTTGTAGGGAAATGACTTCATGGCATTATTTTGAAGAAATATCACCATAAAAGCAATATTCAAAAAATAGTTTACGGTGTGTTTTGTATGGAtgttttattggaaaagaagcatgtaaatattttgataaAACATGCTATGTCTATGATCGTTATTAGTTATAGAACTCAGCAtcctgtagaaaaaaaaacacttttagagGCCTTATTTGTTGTAGGAGCTAAATTTTtcagctgttgtctgtcactgAACAGCAGCTGTAAGATTTAGTGCCAAACACTAACAAAGCAAAACGACACAAATCATGCCATCCATTTCAACTGTTAACCTCACAAACAATAGGAGCAAAGAAAAAGGACAGTGGAGCCGGTTTCAGGAACGTTTTTGgtatgttttttaataaattaacgTTCATTCAAAATACAGTGCCAAAGGAATATGATGCAGCCAAACATGCTAGTTAAGGTTTGTCATGAAGCACCTGTGCTCATGTTTTTAAGGTAGGAGGAacatcccccctcccctcccatCCTCCAATCCACTACTGCTGGCGGTTGCCGGTATGATTTCCGTGACAACAGCCGTGGGCCAGCCCTCTCCTCCTGCAACCAATCAGCAGCAAGATTCCTCAAAGTTCACTCGAGAAAAATTAAATCTGATAGGAAAATGGAAATCTACCCACAATCACACTACAGTAATGTCtgatattaaattaaaaaaagacactaaTACAAAATAGACCTGGTTATTTTCCCCACACTAAAACAgttatgaaaaatatatatttttatatatatttcagcagcttggaaataaaaaatgcatgagCCTGATAACCTGTGTTTATTGAGCGTGGAGTCGTGGTGGCGTGATTATGAGACGATGGAGTGAGGTGTAGACTGCCGGCTGTGTGGAAGACCTGTGTGCAGACTGACAGACGGGCGGTGGCGGCCGCGGTGGAGTCGGGGTGGAGGACTGAGGGGTGAGAGAGGAGAGGTGACGGGAGACCGGACCTGCAGTCGCCCTCTTGAAACCCTCTGGCCTCTCCCACGTATTTCCCCGTCAGTTTTCACGCCCGTCCTTAAGAACCCACGGCCGCCGTTTCCACTCGTCTGCAGGGTCTTTAGAAGAAAAGACGGATCCTGGGTTTTTAAAGGAACAACCCgctaaaaatctgttttttgagTATCAAGAAAAATCCTCTGACTAAAGGGAGAAGCTAAAGGGAGACCGTTTCAGCTTCTGCTGTCTCCTTCTGTCTATACTTCTGATACGCTGATGGTTGGTTTTTAGCGGATTATTCCTTTATGAGTGgtgagaagagaaagaaaagaagggaGAGAGGGAAGCCATGATCGGAGTGGGTAAGGGGGATTTTGGTACAGTTGCTATTGTCATTCCTAGAAGGTTTACCAGTTAAGTGCATCATCACCCTCATCATCATCGTCGTCATCACAAGAATCTGCTGACGTTTAGATTATCACATTGTAGAAACAGTTTGACAGACTTGTAGTAATATCTAACAGGTGTCACAAcggacaaaaaagaagaaaaaaaaaaggagaattttttAGATTACTAGTATTTTTGAGGCGCATCTTTTTCTCTCCAAACTTGTGCCGCATCATTTGTCATCTGCAGCGAATGCTTAAAGACCCTCCCACACAGAGAACATCAAACCCTTAATGCTATGATCCGCCCCCCCATCATGTTCATCCCTCGCCATTAGCTTCAGTCTGCGAGGTAGGGGAGGGGGGGGGTAAGAGCTATACATGAGGGAGGGTCACCAGCTCCCCGTCCACCTCAAACTCCTCAGCACCATCAGGGGAGAAGAGATAGGTCGGGGGTTTCCACGGAGATTCTTCCAAACACGACGGGTAGAGCTTCCCCACCGCACAGCGAAAGTCTTTCCCCAGATCCCACAGCACGCGCTCCGACACAGGCTGCCGCAGGTACCAGCGGTCCAGCTCCAGGTCGTACTGGTAGATGGCGTACTTAGCACGCTCGTTCATGTGTGTCTCACGCATGAAAATACAGAGCGAGTTCAACAGAACCACCGCCCGCACGCACGGGTCTGAGTAACGCTTAGCGGGGATGTTGGCAGCAAGGCGCCACTCGTTTTTGTTTACATCGTAGATCTCCACCGTAACAGAGGAGCCGTCGATGGTGCTGGTGGGCAGACGGATGCCTGAGTTACTGACCACGTGTAGGCCACCAATGTAGAAGATGAGGTCACCAAAGGCGGCGGCAGAGGCGAAGCAGCGGCTAGTCTTACGCATGGCCATCTCCACCCAGGTGTCAGCGCGGGGGAAGTAGCAGTACATCAGGTCATGTGTCATGACGTAGATGCAGTCATGCGCCACCACCGATGTGCTCCAGTTCCAGGCGAAAGGCAGCGGGCTCATCATGCTCCACTCGTCCTTCTCGCAATCGTAACGCTCCACTGTGCGCTTGTTCAGCTCTCCTCCGACGTTATCGCCCCCTATTGCATAGATGTAGCCCTCGCAGTAGACCAGCGAGGGCTTGATTCGGGCACACAGCATGGGCGTTTTAGGCACCCAGGCGTTCTGCTGGGCATCGAACCAAAAGAAGCTATCAACTGAGCGGAACACGGCCTGTAACTTTCCACTCTTTCCGTGGTTGGTGATAGTGTTTTTGAGGGGGATCTGACCTCCGGCAATGAATACGTCGTTGTCCGGTGTAACGAGGGTCCCCACCTTCTGTAGGTCTCCGGGGGGGTTACTGAGCTTGTACACTTTCTCCGCCTGTGGGCTGTAACAGACTACTGTTGTGGGCAGGGACGCGGACATGACGTATCCATCGCCCTGCGTTTCTGACATGGCCTCCATGAAGATGAGCATCTCCTCTTTGGTCATGCCTAACCGAGGCTTGAAGAACTTGGGCATGGACTTGTAGAGACCCTGCACCACCACAGACTTGTCATTTGGAGGCAGACCCTGAAACCAGGCGCGTTGAGTCACCTCGGACAGCGCGTCGATGCGGATCTGACTGAGCACGGAGGACAGGTGCTGTGAGCGAGCCTCCATGTTGTACTCTAACCACAGCATGGCTGCTTCGCGCACCGTCTCCTCCTTCTCCACGTTGAGGTTGTCGCTGCTTAGAACATCGATGAGCAGCTCATGGGAGAGCTGCAGGAACGCCTC
Above is a genomic segment from Cheilinus undulatus linkage group 19, ASM1832078v1, whole genome shotgun sequence containing:
- the kbtbd2 gene encoding kelch repeat and BTB domain-containing protein 2 translates to MSDLSERRPVNTDYAVSLLEQLKFFYEQKLLTDVVLLVEDTEFPCHKMVLATCSSYFRAMFMSGLSESKQTHVHLRNVDAATLQIIITYAYTGNLAISDSTVEPLYETACFLQVEDVLLQCRDYLVKKINAENCVRMLSIGDLFSCSELKQSAKRMVEHKFPVVYRQEAFLQLSHELLIDVLSSDNLNVEKEETVREAAMLWLEYNMEARSQHLSSVLSQIRIDALSEVTQRAWFQGLPPNDKSVVVQGLYKSMPKFFKPRLGMTKEEMLIFMEAMSETQGDGYVMSASLPTTVVCYSPQAEKVYKLSNPPGDLQKVGTLVTPDNDVFIAGGQIPLKNTITNHGKSGKLQAVFRSVDSFFWFDAQQNAWVPKTPMLCARIKPSLVYCEGYIYAIGGDNVGGELNKRTVERYDCEKDEWSMMSPLPFAWNWSTSVVAHDCIYVMTHDLMYCYFPRADTWVEMAMRKTSRCFASAAAFGDLIFYIGGLHVVSNSGIRLPTSTIDGSSVTVEIYDVNKNEWRLAANIPAKRYSDPCVRAVVLLNSLCIFMRETHMNERAKYAIYQYDLELDRWYLRQPVSERVLWDLGKDFRCAVGKLYPSCLEESPWKPPTYLFSPDGAEEFEVDGELVTLPHV